The Thermoflexus hugenholtzii JAD2 genome has a window encoding:
- a CDS encoding lysophospholipid acyltransferase family protein — MRDAGSEALAWAVYLLFRGLGAAAGRLPPRFAYDLAARLADVCYPILPATAGLRDNLAHVLGVSPEAPAVHRTARRAFRLLWQNYVDLFQAPHRPPRAWFSSIRIEGWEHLEETLREGRGGIVVSAHYGCVEWGLQLLGASGFPALAVAEAVRPPAMFRYLCRLRGAHGLRLIPADGALREVFRTLRQGGIVALALDRDTTGSGRVYAFFGAEAWLPDGYAELAVRQGAPVLPAFARRETQGVSLRIWPPLWPSGRSTEARDELIARVLEIFAGVLREAPEQWVLTTPIWQIRPGERRA; from the coding sequence TTGCGGGACGCGGGGTCTGAGGCGCTGGCCTGGGCGGTGTATCTCCTCTTTCGGGGGCTCGGGGCGGCGGCCGGGCGGCTGCCGCCCCGTTTCGCCTATGACCTGGCCGCACGCCTGGCCGACGTGTGCTATCCGATCCTGCCCGCCACGGCCGGCCTGCGGGACAACCTGGCTCATGTGCTGGGGGTCTCGCCGGAGGCCCCGGCGGTGCATCGGACGGCCCGCCGGGCCTTCCGGCTCCTCTGGCAAAATTACGTGGACCTCTTCCAGGCCCCCCACCGTCCGCCGAGGGCCTGGTTCTCCTCCATCCGGATAGAAGGATGGGAGCACCTGGAGGAGACGCTACGGGAAGGTCGAGGCGGGATTGTGGTGAGCGCCCACTATGGCTGTGTGGAGTGGGGGTTGCAGCTGCTGGGGGCCAGCGGCTTCCCGGCCCTCGCGGTCGCGGAGGCGGTGCGCCCGCCTGCGATGTTCCGCTATCTCTGCCGGCTGCGGGGCGCCCACGGCCTCCGGTTGATCCCGGCGGATGGAGCCCTCCGGGAGGTCTTCCGCACCCTCCGACAGGGGGGGATCGTCGCCCTGGCCCTGGACCGCGATACCACCGGGAGCGGTCGGGTGTATGCTTTCTTTGGGGCGGAGGCATGGCTGCCGGACGGCTACGCCGAGCTGGCGGTCCGCCAGGGCGCCCCGGTGCTGCCCGCCTTCGCCCGGCGGGAGACCCAGGGGGTCTCTTTGCGGATCTGGCCTCCCCTCTGGCCATCCGGGAGGTCCACAGAGGCTCGGGATGAACTCATCGCCCGGGTCCTGGAGATCTTCGCCGGGGTCCTGCGGGAGGCTCCCGAGCAGTGGGTGCTGACCACTCCCATCTGGCAGATCCGGCCGGGGGAACGGCGCGCTTGA
- a CDS encoding inositol-3-phosphate synthase: MADRKVRVAIIGVGNCASALVQGVWYYRNAPDDAFVPGLMHVRLGPYHVGDIEFTAAFDIDVNKVGKDLSEAIFTPPNNTLKFADVPRLGVKVYRGMTHDGIGRYLSGIIRKAPGPTDNIVKILKDTGTDVVVNFLPVGSEEATKWYVEQVLDAGCAFVNGIPVFIAREPYWQQRFEEAGLPVIGDDVKSQVGATILHRVLTQLFIERGVRVERTYQLNFGGNTDFLNMLERERLESKKISKTSAVTSLIPYELPPENIHIGPSDYVPWLQDRKWCYIRIEGTTFGGAPISLEAKLEVWDSPNSAGVVIDAVRCAKIALDRGFKGALIGPSAYFMKSPPRQFPDHIARQMVEDFIAGRGV; the protein is encoded by the coding sequence GTGGCGGATCGAAAGGTGCGCGTGGCCATCATCGGCGTCGGGAACTGCGCCTCCGCCCTGGTCCAGGGCGTGTGGTATTACCGGAACGCCCCCGACGACGCCTTCGTCCCCGGCCTGATGCACGTGCGGCTGGGCCCCTACCATGTGGGGGACATCGAGTTCACGGCGGCCTTCGACATCGACGTCAACAAGGTGGGGAAAGATCTTTCGGAGGCCATCTTCACCCCGCCCAACAACACCCTGAAGTTCGCCGACGTGCCCCGGCTGGGGGTGAAGGTCTATCGGGGCATGACCCACGATGGGATCGGTCGCTATCTCTCCGGGATCATCCGCAAGGCCCCTGGCCCGACGGACAACATCGTCAAGATCCTCAAGGACACAGGCACCGACGTGGTGGTGAACTTCCTGCCGGTGGGCAGCGAGGAGGCCACCAAATGGTATGTGGAGCAGGTGCTGGACGCGGGCTGCGCCTTCGTGAACGGGATCCCGGTGTTCATCGCCCGGGAGCCCTACTGGCAGCAACGGTTCGAGGAGGCTGGCCTCCCGGTGATCGGCGATGACGTGAAGTCCCAGGTGGGGGCGACGATCCTCCACCGCGTGCTCACCCAGCTCTTCATCGAACGAGGCGTGCGGGTGGAGCGGACCTATCAGCTGAACTTCGGAGGCAACACGGACTTCCTGAACATGCTGGAGCGGGAGCGGCTGGAGTCCAAGAAGATCTCCAAGACCAGCGCGGTGACCAGCTTGATCCCCTACGAGCTCCCGCCGGAGAACATCCACATCGGCCCCAGCGACTACGTCCCCTGGCTGCAGGACCGCAAGTGGTGCTACATCCGGATTGAGGGGACCACCTTCGGCGGGGCGCCCATTTCCCTCGAGGCGAAGCTGGAGGTGTGGGACAGCCCGAACTCGGCGGGGGTGGTGATCGATGCGGTGCGCTGCGCCAAGATCGCCCTCGACCGCGGGTTCAAAGGGGCGCTGATCGGCCCCTCGGCGTATTTCATGAAATCGCCTCCTCGCCAGTTCCCCGACCACATCGCCCGGCAGATGGTGGAGGATTTCATTGCGGGACGCGGGGTCTGA
- a CDS encoding EVE domain-containing protein has translation MRLPRAWWVVASAAASDWHWRDFFRDPAEEGRNWGGRGWIRSPLSWARIREMRRGDIVVAYQAGEGVIGLARLASDGYPEVPGGPYDTFDLAPAPVLLLHEPIPLALIRQLPGARSHFEFLRLHHGTVFRITPEGLEALLRLIRALNPEQAADLDTFLRGYN, from the coding sequence ATGCGATTGCCTCGCGCATGGTGGGTGGTCGCCAGCGCCGCGGCCAGCGACTGGCACTGGCGGGACTTCTTCCGGGATCCGGCCGAAGAAGGGCGCAACTGGGGCGGGCGGGGGTGGATCCGTTCGCCCCTCTCATGGGCCCGCATCCGCGAGATGCGTCGGGGGGATATCGTGGTGGCGTATCAGGCGGGAGAGGGAGTGATCGGGCTGGCCCGCCTGGCCTCGGACGGCTATCCGGAGGTCCCCGGCGGGCCTTACGACACCTTCGACCTGGCCCCCGCTCCTGTTCTCTTGCTCCACGAGCCCATTCCCCTCGCCCTGATCCGCCAGCTCCCCGGGGCCCGGTCCCACTTCGAGTTCCTTCGCCTCCATCACGGCACCGTCTTCCGGATCACACCCGAGGGACTGGAGGCTCTCCTCCGGCTGATCCGGGCCCTGAACCCCGAGCAGGCCGCGGATCTGGATACCTTCCTGCGAGGCTATAATTGA
- a CDS encoding DNA double-strand break repair nuclease NurA, producing the protein MLDWRQVSVYVQELADYAGERLRAHPPTLRYALSLLHRFSEDLDRLGRLAREAQRFGWRGAFPGGEPLAARFPLPPEQPQALVIAADGSQIYPDRHGTVPYFVLNIGLIEMRAGSGAPPQTRHHLVFWYREEELFTDDGEMRALNDLEAERDIQELEQLAAAMAARAADPFGPPVGLADGLLLPWALARGEPFAGLPLERYRELLGRVLRALETAKGTGGAIAGYVDRPTGHAVLRLLALGPLEELSREKIADYPFGQLRDRTLFAELLEPGERSALFALSWPINERLGQEGHRLLFFYVNVGTPGRPHLARVEIPEWVAQDRGRLDRLHRTIWDQCQILAEAPYPYLLTRAHELARIRSEERARLEQMIQEALLRRGLRPVISAKAQQKEWLR; encoded by the coding sequence ATGCTGGATTGGCGGCAAGTGAGCGTGTATGTGCAAGAGCTGGCGGATTACGCGGGAGAGCGCCTGCGCGCGCATCCCCCCACCCTGCGCTATGCGCTGAGCCTGCTCCACCGGTTCTCCGAGGATCTGGACCGGTTGGGGCGGCTGGCCCGGGAGGCCCAGCGATTCGGCTGGCGGGGCGCCTTCCCGGGAGGCGAGCCCCTCGCGGCCCGCTTCCCGCTGCCCCCGGAGCAGCCCCAGGCCCTGGTGATCGCCGCCGACGGCTCCCAGATTTACCCGGATCGCCACGGGACGGTGCCTTATTTCGTCCTCAACATCGGCCTGATTGAGATGCGCGCCGGCTCCGGGGCTCCCCCGCAGACCCGGCATCACCTGGTGTTCTGGTATCGGGAGGAAGAGCTCTTCACCGACGACGGGGAGATGCGGGCGCTGAACGACCTGGAGGCAGAACGGGACATCCAGGAGCTGGAGCAGCTGGCGGCGGCGATGGCCGCTCGGGCGGCGGATCCCTTCGGGCCGCCGGTCGGCTTGGCGGACGGCCTGTTGCTCCCCTGGGCCCTGGCCCGCGGTGAACCCTTCGCCGGGCTCCCCCTCGAGCGCTATCGGGAGCTCCTCGGCCGGGTCCTCCGCGCCCTGGAGACCGCGAAAGGGACGGGCGGCGCCATCGCCGGATATGTGGACCGGCCCACCGGCCATGCGGTGCTGCGGCTGCTGGCCCTCGGTCCCCTGGAAGAGCTCTCGCGGGAGAAGATCGCGGATTACCCCTTCGGGCAGCTGCGGGATCGCACCCTCTTCGCCGAGCTGTTGGAGCCTGGGGAGCGCTCCGCCCTCTTCGCCCTGAGCTGGCCCATCAACGAGCGCCTGGGCCAGGAGGGGCACCGCCTGCTCTTCTTCTACGTGAACGTGGGGACGCCCGGTCGGCCCCACTTGGCCCGGGTGGAGATCCCGGAATGGGTGGCTCAGGATCGGGGGCGGCTGGACCGGTTGCATCGGACGATCTGGGACCAGTGTCAGATCCTGGCGGAGGCGCCCTATCCCTATCTGCTGACCCGGGCTCACGAGCTGGCCCGCATCCGCTCGGAGGAGCGGGCGCGCCTGGAGCAGATGATCCAGGAGGCGCTTCTGCGCCGCGGACTCCGGCCCGTGATCTCCGCAAAAGCCCAGCAGAAAGAATGGCTACGGTGA
- a CDS encoding helicase HerA domain-containing protein: MAWPREGMERSPNRPSEKEARRLGRVIGGSLSEGLVVKLDPRIAIEGLAVGRYVVIHGYRRRFFGMITDIRLDSANPDLARMPPDPDDPLIRDMVSGIGVFGQIHVQPMLLLEEGDPLPRPVKTVPAHFAPVYEATEEEVHAIFRPRREEGEDRYFVIGEPLDMPGVRIPLNLDRLVERSSGVFGKSGTGKTFLARLLLAGVIYHNASVALIFDMHNEYGWSAPGEGGQVPGLKQLPGCFSRVVIATLDEESSRRRNSRYDLVIRIGYDQIEPEDVELLRGVIGLSEVQIGALYMLRRRLGRDWLRILLEEEEAPPVEDEEGGGSPLAELVERDLITSSTLGALQRKLGLFHRFRFLIPRAPEDAAQAVLSRLLQGQSVVLEFGRYGNDMAAYVLVANYLTRRIHAEYVRRKEMALGDPGQEPPHLVIVVEEAHKFLQPGIAEHTVFGTIARELRKYNVTLLIVDQRPSQIDGEVLSQIGTRVLCLLDHEEDVRAALSGISGASRLREVLARLETKQQALLLGHAVPMPVVVRTRDYDSSFVEDLARREGDRSPDVVEKYFRVMRDED; the protein is encoded by the coding sequence ATGGCCTGGCCACGCGAAGGGATGGAGCGTTCCCCAAATCGGCCCTCCGAGAAGGAGGCGCGCCGGCTGGGACGGGTGATCGGGGGCTCTCTCTCCGAGGGGCTGGTGGTGAAACTCGACCCCCGCATCGCCATCGAAGGGCTGGCGGTGGGACGCTACGTGGTGATCCACGGATACCGGCGACGTTTCTTCGGGATGATCACCGACATCCGGCTGGACAGCGCCAACCCGGATCTCGCCCGCATGCCCCCGGATCCCGATGATCCGCTGATCCGGGATATGGTCTCCGGGATCGGGGTGTTCGGGCAGATCCACGTGCAGCCCATGTTGCTTCTGGAGGAGGGGGATCCCCTCCCCCGGCCGGTGAAGACCGTCCCCGCTCACTTCGCCCCGGTCTATGAGGCCACCGAGGAGGAGGTGCACGCCATCTTTCGACCCCGTCGGGAGGAAGGGGAGGACCGCTATTTCGTGATCGGGGAGCCTCTAGACATGCCGGGGGTGCGCATCCCCCTGAACCTGGATCGCCTCGTCGAGCGCTCCAGCGGCGTCTTCGGGAAGAGCGGCACCGGGAAGACTTTCCTGGCCCGGCTGCTCCTGGCTGGGGTGATCTACCACAACGCCTCGGTGGCCTTGATCTTCGATATGCACAACGAATACGGATGGAGCGCGCCGGGGGAGGGCGGGCAGGTGCCGGGCCTGAAGCAGCTGCCCGGATGCTTCTCCCGCGTGGTCATCGCCACCCTCGACGAGGAGTCCTCCCGGCGTCGGAACAGCCGCTACGACCTGGTGATCCGCATCGGCTACGATCAAATCGAGCCGGAGGATGTCGAACTCCTGCGCGGCGTCATCGGCCTCTCCGAGGTCCAGATCGGCGCCCTGTATATGCTGCGGCGGCGGCTGGGCCGGGACTGGCTGCGCATCCTCCTGGAGGAAGAAGAGGCGCCGCCCGTAGAGGACGAGGAGGGAGGCGGAAGCCCTCTGGCCGAGCTGGTGGAGCGGGACCTGATCACCAGCAGCACCCTGGGAGCCCTCCAGCGCAAGCTGGGCCTCTTCCACCGGTTTCGGTTTCTGATCCCACGGGCTCCGGAGGACGCGGCCCAGGCGGTTCTCTCCCGATTGCTCCAGGGCCAGAGCGTGGTCCTGGAGTTCGGCCGCTACGGCAACGACATGGCGGCCTACGTGCTGGTGGCCAACTACCTCACCCGCCGCATCCACGCCGAATACGTCCGGCGGAAGGAGATGGCCTTGGGCGACCCGGGCCAGGAGCCCCCGCACCTGGTGATCGTCGTCGAAGAGGCCCATAAGTTCCTCCAGCCCGGCATCGCCGAGCACACCGTGTTCGGGACCATCGCCCGGGAGCTGCGCAAATACAACGTGACGCTGCTGATCGTCGACCAGCGGCCCAGCCAGATCGACGGCGAGGTCCTCTCCCAGATCGGCACGCGGGTGCTGTGTCTGCTGGACCACGAGGAGGATGTGCGGGCGGCCCTCTCCGGGATCTCGGGGGCCTCCCGGCTGCGGGAGGTGCTGGCCCGCCTGGAGACCAAGCAGCAGGCCCTGTTGCTGGGCCACGCCGTGCCGATGCCGGTGGTGGTGCGGACCCGCGACTACGATTCCTCCTTTGTGGAGGATCTGGCGCGGAGGGAGGGTGACAGGTCGCCGGATGTGGTCGAGAAATACTTCAGGGTGATGCGGGATGAAGACTGA
- a CDS encoding sugar ABC transporter permease: MKREEFSLSAVEAAAAPARAWPRLRVQALFRRPRGDSPIKRLFIHMALWVACLVAIYPVLRVVTISLRPANKLLTTSLAIIPEDATLANYIELLVGRPGRPTEFYLWIWNSLLITVTTATVGLLLSATAAYAFSRFRFPGRDAGLIFLLSTQMFPAAMLLLPLFIMIARLKLINSYLGIVIAYSVTAVPFSIWMLKGYYDTIPRDLEEAALIDGASRLGVLWHIIRPLSTPALAIAFLFNFMSSWNEYIVARIILNKREMYTWPLGLWTFTEQYTVLWGKFAAASILVAVPVTLLFLYSSRWLLSGLTLGGVKE; this comes from the coding sequence ATGAAGCGAGAGGAGTTCTCTCTTTCAGCCGTCGAAGCGGCGGCAGCGCCGGCTCGAGCGTGGCCCCGGCTCCGGGTGCAGGCCCTCTTCCGGCGTCCTCGGGGGGACAGCCCGATCAAGCGCCTGTTCATCCATATGGCCCTCTGGGTCGCCTGCCTGGTCGCCATCTATCCGGTCCTGCGGGTGGTGACCATCTCCCTGCGGCCGGCCAACAAGCTGCTGACCACCAGCCTGGCCATCATCCCGGAGGACGCCACCCTGGCCAACTATATCGAGCTGCTGGTGGGGCGTCCGGGGCGTCCGACGGAGTTCTACCTCTGGATCTGGAACAGCCTGCTGATCACGGTGACCACGGCCACCGTGGGGCTTCTGCTCTCGGCCACGGCCGCCTATGCCTTCTCGCGCTTCCGCTTCCCCGGGCGGGATGCCGGGCTGATCTTCCTGCTGAGCACCCAGATGTTCCCGGCGGCGATGCTCCTGCTGCCCCTCTTCATCATGATCGCCCGTCTCAAGCTGATCAACTCCTACCTCGGGATCGTGATCGCCTATTCGGTGACCGCCGTCCCCTTCAGCATCTGGATGCTGAAAGGCTACTACGACACCATCCCCCGCGATCTGGAGGAGGCCGCGCTCATCGACGGCGCCTCCCGCCTGGGAGTCCTGTGGCATATCATCCGCCCCCTCTCGACGCCCGCCCTGGCCATCGCTTTCCTCTTCAACTTTATGAGCAGCTGGAACGAATACATCGTCGCCCGCATCATCCTGAACAAGCGGGAGATGTACACCTGGCCGCTGGGGCTGTGGACGTTCACCGAGCAATACACGGTGTTGTGGGGGAAGTTCGCCGCCGCCTCCATCCTGGTGGCTGTGCCGGTGACCTTGCTATTCCTTTACTCCTCCCGCTGGTTGCTCTCCGGCCTGACCCTGGGAGGCGTGAAAGAATAA
- a CDS encoding carbohydrate ABC transporter permease: MGALTPQIMIRSLSQVLGFILAIALVLLLLEGYAYLLFFRRPRTLPAAVFARSVQIGLAGLLILVILRFLEQIGLIADLVAALHLAPLTTLPERLWAAWAAAVPNPWRFLLPGALVLALEALIYLTGEPRPSRLGLAYVLILPALLGISLLIVIPFLYEVRLAFSNMAMYTAQNPEFGLRHGIENFRKVFTGPVAKDATFFEVFGRTVLWTVINVSLHVTGGLILALLLNRPMRLRGLYRTILILPWAVPSTITAMAWRNEFDYRYGFFNIMLRNLQQFFTDLAAQTQSLPLIYNLFAWLSQAVHPVPWRQDPTWAFISVVMTNVWLGIPFMMVVILGGLQSISQEYYEAAEIDGASKWQQFRHITLPLLRPVLVPATILGTVWTFNRFEVIFLVTQGGPQEKTDILVSSLYKAIFQFYRYGFSAAFALVIFFILLLWSIFYLRITKGLRGVYE; encoded by the coding sequence ATGGGGGCCCTGACCCCTCAGATAATGATCCGTTCCCTGAGCCAGGTCCTGGGGTTCATCCTGGCGATCGCCCTGGTCCTTCTGCTTCTGGAAGGATACGCCTATCTGCTCTTCTTCCGACGGCCCCGAACCCTCCCGGCTGCGGTGTTCGCCCGGAGCGTCCAGATCGGCCTCGCCGGGTTGCTGATCCTGGTGATCCTTCGCTTCCTAGAGCAGATCGGTCTGATCGCCGATCTGGTGGCTGCCCTGCATCTCGCCCCGCTGACCACTCTCCCGGAGCGCCTCTGGGCCGCCTGGGCGGCGGCCGTCCCCAACCCATGGCGCTTCCTCCTCCCCGGGGCCCTGGTGCTGGCACTGGAGGCGTTGATCTACCTGACCGGCGAGCCGCGCCCTTCACGCCTGGGGCTGGCCTACGTGCTGATCTTGCCGGCCCTTCTGGGCATCAGCCTCCTGATCGTGATCCCCTTCCTGTATGAGGTCCGGCTCGCCTTCTCCAACATGGCGATGTATACCGCCCAGAACCCCGAGTTCGGGCTGCGCCACGGCATCGAAAACTTCAGGAAGGTGTTCACCGGCCCGGTGGCCAAGGACGCCACGTTTTTCGAGGTGTTCGGGCGGACCGTGCTATGGACGGTGATCAACGTCTCCTTGCACGTCACCGGGGGTCTGATCTTGGCCCTCCTGCTGAACCGCCCCATGCGGCTGAGGGGCCTGTATCGGACCATCCTGATCCTGCCCTGGGCCGTCCCTTCGACCATCACCGCCATGGCCTGGCGCAACGAGTTCGATTACCGCTACGGGTTCTTCAACATCATGCTCCGGAACCTGCAGCAGTTCTTCACGGACCTGGCGGCCCAGACCCAGAGCCTTCCGCTGATTTATAACCTCTTCGCCTGGCTCTCCCAGGCCGTCCATCCGGTCCCGTGGCGGCAGGATCCCACCTGGGCGTTCATCTCGGTGGTGATGACGAATGTCTGGCTGGGGATCCCCTTCATGATGGTGGTGATCCTGGGCGGTTTGCAGAGCATCTCCCAGGAATATTACGAGGCGGCGGAGATCGATGGCGCCAGCAAGTGGCAGCAGTTCCGCCACATCACCTTGCCGCTCCTGCGCCCGGTCCTGGTGCCAGCGACCATCCTGGGAACCGTGTGGACCTTCAACCGGTTCGAGGTGATCTTCCTGGTGACCCAGGGGGGGCCGCAGGAGAAGACGGACATCCTGGTCTCCTCGCTTTACAAGGCGATCTTCCAGTTTTACCGCTACGGGTTCAGCGCAGCCTTCGCCCTGGTGATCTTCTTCATTCTGCTTCTGTGGTCGATCTTCTACCTGCGGATCACGAAGGGGTTGCGGGGGGTTTACGAATGA
- a CDS encoding extracellular solute-binding protein, with translation MVPRRFYVVMAALVLAGLLLSACGPAATPSPTAAPAPTQPPQPTQAPAPTPTAAPKVKITFWEQESEEVDAFLDELVADFMKAHPNITVERVHYGNEELRDQFQAASLAGAAPELVRVPNDFAGPFSALGIIAKATDVFDKAFLDQFIPEALNATRVKGEIWGVPDNYGNHLMLLYNKDLVKEPPKDTDELIKLAQELTKGEVQGFAYNLNEPFWLAPWLGAFGAWPLDENDKPSFDNEGTVGALQFVQDLKFKHKVVPQECDYNCADTLFKEGKAAMIINGDWSLGGYAQVLGDKLGVAPIPKVTATGKYPTPMTGGKYWMVSKAVLNDPAKLEAVRTFVTYMTSADVQKKWIEKFKRLPSLKALKDDPAIQKDPILKGSFEQLLLGKPMPAAPEMRCAWDAMRPNLEGVMAGTLKPADAAKAMQQAADQCVAELGKK, from the coding sequence ATGGTTCCGCGACGTTTCTACGTGGTGATGGCGGCTCTCGTTCTGGCGGGCCTGCTGCTGTCGGCCTGCGGGCCGGCGGCCACCCCCAGCCCCACGGCGGCGCCGGCGCCGACACAGCCCCCGCAGCCGACCCAGGCGCCAGCCCCCACCCCTACTGCGGCCCCGAAGGTGAAGATCACCTTCTGGGAGCAGGAGAGCGAAGAGGTGGATGCTTTCCTTGACGAGCTGGTCGCCGATTTCATGAAGGCCCATCCCAACATCACGGTGGAGCGGGTGCACTACGGCAACGAGGAGTTGCGCGATCAGTTCCAGGCGGCCAGCCTGGCCGGGGCAGCCCCCGAGCTGGTCCGGGTGCCGAACGACTTCGCCGGGCCCTTCAGCGCCCTGGGGATCATCGCTAAGGCCACCGACGTCTTCGACAAGGCCTTCCTGGACCAGTTCATCCCCGAGGCCCTGAACGCCACCCGGGTGAAGGGGGAGATCTGGGGGGTGCCCGACAACTACGGCAACCACCTGATGCTGCTCTACAACAAGGACCTGGTCAAGGAGCCCCCCAAAGACACGGACGAGCTGATCAAACTGGCCCAGGAGCTCACCAAGGGCGAGGTTCAGGGCTTCGCCTACAACCTGAACGAGCCCTTCTGGCTGGCTCCCTGGCTGGGCGCCTTCGGGGCCTGGCCCCTGGATGAGAACGACAAGCCGTCCTTCGATAACGAAGGGACGGTGGGGGCCCTCCAGTTCGTGCAGGACCTGAAGTTCAAGCACAAGGTGGTGCCCCAGGAGTGCGACTACAACTGCGCCGACACCCTCTTCAAGGAGGGCAAGGCGGCCATGATCATCAACGGCGACTGGTCCCTGGGCGGCTACGCGCAGGTCCTGGGCGACAAACTGGGGGTGGCGCCCATCCCGAAGGTCACCGCCACCGGCAAATACCCCACCCCGATGACCGGCGGGAAATACTGGATGGTCTCCAAGGCCGTCCTGAACGACCCCGCCAAGCTGGAGGCGGTGCGGACCTTCGTGACCTACATGACCTCGGCTGATGTTCAGAAGAAGTGGATCGAGAAGTTCAAGCGGCTGCCCTCCCTGAAGGCCCTCAAGGACGATCCGGCCATCCAGAAGGATCCCATCCTGAAGGGTTCCTTTGAGCAGCTGCTCCTGGGCAAGCCGATGCCGGCGGCCCCGGAGATGCGCTGCGCCTGGGACGCGATGCGCCCGAACCTGGAGGGAGTGATGGCCGGGACGCTCAAGCCGGCCGACGCGGCCAAGGCGATGCAGCAGGCCGCCGACCAGTGCGTAGCCGAGCTGGGGAAGAAGTAA
- a CDS encoding LacI family DNA-binding transcriptional regulator, with amino-acid sequence MPNIYDIAREAGVSITTVSNILNNKGRFKPETVARVLEAVERLKYRPNFAAKSLAARRTNTVALSALLTPESFDPLNLQYFGAIAHAVSRSGFNFLLHISHDQASFEGFVAAGLCDGWLLMMVRRRDERISLLQELGIPVVTIGRPDEPEDMDMVDTDFEQTARLALEHLLALGHRRIAYIAEPLDFAYSAIRLNAYLKLLREYGLEENAERVAETDGTEAGTVRALETLWTRFPRITAIITHDIPALTVLRVLKEWGLRIPQDVSVIGCSDSPLAALADPPLTTINLYVERIAEAAAEALARRLQEPEAPPVRVLIPARLVARGSTGPAPHGSDR; translated from the coding sequence ATGCCCAACATCTATGACATCGCCCGGGAGGCAGGGGTTTCCATCACCACGGTCTCCAACATCCTGAACAACAAGGGCCGGTTCAAGCCGGAGACCGTGGCGCGGGTGCTGGAGGCGGTGGAGCGCCTCAAGTATCGGCCGAACTTCGCCGCCAAGAGCCTGGCCGCCCGCCGCACGAACACCGTCGCCCTCTCCGCGTTGCTCACCCCCGAATCCTTCGATCCCCTGAACCTCCAGTATTTCGGCGCCATCGCTCATGCGGTCAGCCGCTCCGGCTTCAACTTCCTCCTTCATATCAGCCACGATCAGGCTTCCTTCGAGGGCTTCGTCGCCGCGGGTCTCTGCGACGGATGGTTGTTGATGATGGTCCGCCGCCGGGACGAGCGGATCTCCCTTCTACAGGAGCTGGGCATCCCGGTGGTGACCATCGGGCGGCCGGACGAGCCGGAGGATATGGATATGGTGGACACCGATTTCGAGCAGACGGCCCGGCTGGCCCTGGAGCATCTGCTTGCCCTCGGCCATCGGAGGATCGCTTACATCGCCGAGCCCCTGGATTTCGCTTACTCGGCCATTCGTCTCAACGCCTACCTGAAGCTGTTGCGGGAATACGGCCTGGAGGAGAACGCGGAGCGGGTGGCGGAGACCGATGGCACGGAGGCCGGGACGGTGCGGGCGCTGGAAACGCTCTGGACGCGGTTCCCCCGGATCACGGCCATCATCACCCATGACATCCCGGCTCTCACGGTGCTGCGGGTGTTGAAGGAGTGGGGCCTGCGTATCCCGCAGGACGTCTCGGTGATCGGGTGTTCGGATTCCCCGCTGGCGGCGCTGGCGGATCCCCCGCTGACCACCATCAACCTTTATGTGGAGCGGATCGCGGAGGCGGCGGCGGAGGCCCTGGCCCGCCGGCTGCAGGAGCCGGAGGCCCCGCCCGTCCGGGTCCTGATCCCCGCCCGGCTGGTGGCGCGAGGCTCCACCGGCCCCGCGCCACACGGATCCGATCGCTGA
- the dtd gene encoding D-aminoacyl-tRNA deacylase — MRVLVQRVRQGAVHVGGETVARIGSGVVLLVGVTHTDTPAEAEWLAKKVAHLRIFEDEAGKMNRSLKDVGGEALVVSQFTLYADPYEGRRPSFIHAAPPEHARPLIERFADALRAEGVPVQMGVFGAHMLVEIHNDGPVTIWLERAAPEPPASGRS; from the coding sequence ATGCGCGTCCTGGTCCAGCGCGTCCGTCAGGGAGCGGTCCACGTGGGCGGGGAGACGGTGGCCCGCATCGGCTCGGGAGTGGTGTTGCTGGTGGGCGTCACCCACACGGACACCCCCGCGGAGGCTGAATGGCTGGCCAAGAAGGTGGCCCACCTGCGGATCTTCGAGGACGAGGCCGGGAAGATGAACCGCTCGCTGAAGGATGTGGGCGGGGAGGCGCTGGTGGTCTCCCAGTTCACCCTTTATGCCGACCCGTATGAGGGACGCCGTCCCAGCTTCATCCACGCCGCCCCGCCGGAGCACGCCCGACCCCTCATCGAGCGCTTTGCCGATGCCCTCCGCGCCGAGGGTGTCCCGGTTCAGATGGGGGTTTTCGGGGCCCATATGTTGGTGGAGATCCACAACGATGGCCCGGTCACTATCTGGCTGGAGCGCGCCGCCCCGGAGCCCCCGGCATCCGGGCGCTCGTGA